One Microtus pennsylvanicus isolate mMicPen1 chromosome 3, mMicPen1.hap1, whole genome shotgun sequence DNA window includes the following coding sequences:
- the Tomm5 gene encoding mitochondrial import receptor subunit TOM5 homolog isoform X1, with protein MFRIEGLAPKLDPEEMKRKMREDVISSIRNFLIYVALLRVSDRAMVAHAFNPSTREAEAGGSL; from the exons ATGTTCCGGATCGAGGGTCTCGCGCCGAAGCTGGACCCTGAGGAGATGAAGCGGAAGATGCGCGAGGATGTGATCTCCTCCATTCGGAACTTCCTCATCTACGTGGCCCTGCTGCGAGTCAGTGA ccgggcgatggtggcgcacgcctttaatcccagcactcgggaggcagaggcaggcggatctctgtga
- the Tomm5 gene encoding mitochondrial import receptor subunit TOM5 homolog isoform X2, with the protein MFRIEGLAPKLDPEEMKRKMREDVISSIRNFLIYVALLRVTPYILKKLDSI; encoded by the exons ATGTTCCGGATCGAGGGTCTCGCGCCGAAGCTGGACCCTGAGGAGATGAAGCGGAAGATGCGCGAGGATGTGATCTCCTCCATTCGGAACTTCCTCATCTACGTGGCCCTGCTGCGAGTCA CTCCGTATATCTTAAAGAAGTTGGACAGCATATGA